Proteins encoded by one window of Roseibium sp. Sym1:
- a CDS encoding SDR family NAD(P)-dependent oxidoreductase, which yields MYATYPDLENASVFITGGGSGIGAALTEGFLAQGARVAFVQRSDATAFCDEMEQKHGRRPLFLPCDVTDVSALKGAMDKAAEAHGTITVLVNNAANDQRHATEDVDEAFWDWSQAINLKAYFFACQHVIAGMRANGGGAIVNFTSISYMMGNAGYAAYTTANSGINGLTRSLAREFGPEGIRVNAIAPGWVLTQKQKDMWVTPEGLAAHIDRQCLKVELVPEDMVDPVLFLASRASKAMTGQSLVVDGGVVVTG from the coding sequence ATGTACGCGACGTATCCGGATCTCGAAAACGCCTCGGTCTTCATCACCGGTGGGGGCTCCGGCATTGGCGCGGCCCTGACCGAAGGCTTCCTGGCCCAGGGCGCAAGGGTCGCCTTTGTCCAGAGATCCGACGCGACCGCCTTCTGTGACGAGATGGAACAAAAACACGGCCGCCGCCCGCTGTTCCTGCCCTGTGACGTTACCGACGTGAGCGCCCTCAAGGGCGCCATGGACAAGGCCGCCGAGGCCCATGGCACCATCACCGTGCTGGTCAACAACGCCGCCAACGACCAGCGCCACGCCACGGAAGACGTCGACGAGGCATTCTGGGACTGGTCCCAGGCAATCAACCTGAAGGCCTATTTCTTCGCCTGTCAGCATGTCATTGCCGGCATGCGTGCCAATGGCGGCGGCGCGATCGTCAATTTCACCTCGATTTCCTACATGATGGGCAATGCCGGCTACGCCGCCTACACGACCGCCAATTCCGGCATCAACGGCCTGACGCGCAGTCTTGCCCGCGAATTCGGTCCGGAAGGTATCCGCGTCAACGCCATCGCTCCGGGCTGGGTCCTGACCCAGAAACAGAAGGACATGTGGGTGACGCCGGAAGGCCTTGCCGCCCATATCGACCGGCAGTGCCTTAAAGTGGAACTCGTGCCGGAAGACATGGTCGACCCGGTCCTGTTCCTCGCCTCCAGGGCCAGCAAGGCGATGACCGGCCAGTCCCTGGTGGTCGATGGCGGTGTCGTGGTGACGGGATGA
- a CDS encoding 2-dehydro-3-deoxygalactonokinase, protein MTNETDIAWIAADWGTTNLRVWALDITGRTLAHRQSDKGMGKLARENFEPALLDLVSDLLPAGRIVPVIICGMAGSRQGWAEAPYMTTPCAPPSAEDATRVATSDTRLDVRILPGIKQMSPPDVMRGEETQIAGFLAGNPGYSGTLCLPGTHTKWVALKDGRVERFQTFMTGESFALYSGQSVLRHGLSADKLDETAFRTAVTRLLDTPTRFAAELFAVRAAGLIACQTPEQAGGRLSGILIGAELAAVRDAFDLSDVVLLGSHGIARSYRTALECLGRDARLLDAETITLEGLALAYSSLSKVPS, encoded by the coding sequence ATGACAAACGAGACCGACATTGCCTGGATCGCGGCGGATTGGGGAACAACCAATCTGCGCGTCTGGGCGCTGGACATCACCGGCCGGACGCTGGCCCACCGCCAGTCCGACAAAGGCATGGGCAAGCTTGCCCGCGAGAACTTCGAACCCGCTCTGCTGGACCTCGTCTCGGACCTGCTTCCGGCGGGCCGCATTGTGCCGGTCATCATCTGCGGCATGGCCGGTTCACGCCAGGGCTGGGCGGAAGCCCCCTACATGACGACGCCTTGCGCCCCGCCCTCGGCGGAAGATGCGACGCGCGTGGCAACATCCGACACCCGGCTCGATGTCCGCATCCTGCCGGGGATCAAGCAGATGTCACCGCCCGATGTCATGCGCGGCGAGGAGACCCAGATCGCCGGCTTCCTGGCCGGCAATCCGGGGTATTCCGGCACGCTCTGCCTGCCCGGCACGCACACGAAATGGGTCGCCCTGAAGGACGGCCGTGTTGAACGCTTCCAGACCTTCATGACGGGAGAAAGCTTCGCGCTTTATTCTGGTCAATCCGTGCTGCGGCATGGGCTCTCCGCCGACAAGCTGGACGAGACCGCCTTCAGGACGGCCGTGACCCGCCTGCTCGACACGCCGACGCGTTTTGCCGCGGAACTGTTTGCCGTGCGCGCCGCCGGACTGATCGCCTGCCAGACGCCCGAGCAGGCCGGCGGGCGGCTTTCGGGCATCCTGATCGGCGCAGAACTCGCCGCCGTACGGGATGCATTTGACCTCTCCGACGTGGTGCTGCTCGGCAGCCACGGCATCGCCAGAAGCTACCGGACGGCTCTTGAGTGCCTTGGTCGCGACGCCAGGCTGCTCGACGCCGAAACCATCACCCTCGAGGGCCTTGCCCTTGCCTATTCCAGCCTGTCGAAGGTGCCTTCATGA
- a CDS encoding SMP-30/gluconolactonase/LRE family protein produces the protein MSTHFDDRQCTLGEGPLWHPERRQLFWFDILNRQLLSRDNGSPRCWQFDEYVSAAGWVSRSELLIASQSKLFLFDLETESARKLCDLEADNPVTRSNDGRADPQGGFWIGTMGINAEPGAGAIYRYYKGELRKLFGDITISNAICFAPDGKTACFSDTATQTIRKVALDADGWPRGAPELFVDLGPEDLNPDGAVFDSEGFLWNAQWGANRVARYDPNGVFVEEVSFPAKQVSCPAFGGADGQTLFATTAAEGLEGEDEGKTYFAPVGVRGQTEHRVVL, from the coding sequence ATGAGCACTCATTTTGACGACCGCCAGTGCACTCTTGGGGAAGGCCCGCTGTGGCATCCCGAACGCCGGCAGCTGTTCTGGTTCGACATCCTGAACCGGCAGCTTCTCAGCCGTGACAACGGTTCGCCGCGCTGCTGGCAGTTCGACGAATATGTGTCGGCCGCCGGCTGGGTGAGCCGGTCCGAACTGCTGATTGCCAGTCAGAGCAAGCTGTTCCTGTTCGACCTGGAGACGGAAAGCGCCCGCAAGCTCTGCGACCTGGAAGCGGACAATCCGGTGACCCGCTCCAATGACGGCCGCGCCGACCCGCAGGGCGGCTTCTGGATCGGCACGATGGGCATCAACGCGGAGCCGGGTGCCGGCGCCATCTACCGCTATTACAAGGGCGAGCTGCGCAAGCTCTTCGGCGACATTACCATTTCGAATGCCATCTGCTTTGCGCCGGACGGCAAGACCGCCTGTTTTTCCGACACGGCCACCCAGACGATCCGGAAAGTCGCGCTGGATGCCGACGGCTGGCCCCGCGGCGCGCCCGAGCTGTTCGTGGACCTCGGCCCGGAGGACCTCAATCCGGACGGAGCCGTCTTCGACAGCGAAGGCTTTCTGTGGAACGCCCAGTGGGGCGCCAACCGGGTGGCCCGCTATGATCCCAACGGCGTCTTTGTCGAGGAAGTCTCGTTTCCGGCCAAACAGGTCTCCTGCCCGGCTTTCGGCGGCGCTGACGGGCAAACACTTTTTGCCACCACGGCCGCCGAAGGCCTCGAGGGCGAGGACGAAGGCAAAACCTATTTTGCCCCGGTCGGCGTGCGCGGCCAGACCGAACACCGGGTCGTGCTGTAA
- a CDS encoding DsbA family oxidoreductase → MTSQDTQSLDENVLQIDIVSDVVCPWCIVGFKQLEQAIGETGVSAAIKWHPFELNPEMEEGGENLREHIMRKYGSTAEQSQAARDKLTAIGADLGFDFRFTEDMRMVNTFKAHQLIHWAGPEGKEHPLKMALFRAYFRDGKDLNDHEVLADVAESIGLDRAEALKVLEDGRYADAIRQEEAFWTQNGIHGVPAVIFERRHLITGAQGAENYASIIRQLVDGETA, encoded by the coding sequence ATGACGTCTCAAGATACCCAGAGCCTCGACGAGAATGTACTGCAGATCGACATCGTTTCCGATGTTGTCTGTCCCTGGTGCATCGTTGGCTTTAAGCAGCTGGAACAGGCGATCGGCGAGACCGGTGTCTCGGCGGCGATCAAGTGGCATCCGTTCGAGCTCAACCCCGAGATGGAAGAAGGCGGCGAGAACCTGCGCGAGCACATCATGCGCAAATACGGCTCGACCGCCGAACAGTCCCAGGCCGCGCGCGACAAGCTGACGGCGATCGGCGCGGATCTCGGCTTCGACTTCCGCTTCACCGAAGACATGCGCATGGTCAACACGTTCAAGGCGCACCAGCTGATCCATTGGGCCGGCCCCGAAGGCAAGGAACACCCGCTGAAGATGGCCCTGTTCCGGGCCTATTTCCGTGACGGCAAGGATCTCAACGACCACGAGGTGCTGGCCGACGTCGCCGAGAGTATCGGCCTCGACCGGGCCGAGGCCTTGAAGGTTCTGGAGGACGGGCGTTATGCCGATGCGATCCGCCAGGAAGAAGCCTTCTGGACCCAGAACGGCATTCACGGCGTTCCCGCCGTGATCTTCGAACGCCGCCACCTGATCACGGGCGCGCAGGGCGCGGAGAATTATGCGTCGATCATCCGGCAATTGGTGGACGGCGAGACGGCCTAG
- a CDS encoding beta-galactosidase: protein MKRTLGTCYYPEHWPEEIWEADARRMAEAGLTWIRIGEFAWSRLEPRPGDLQFDWLDRAIETLGQAGLKVVLGTPTATPPRWMIDRHPDMLAVDASGHPRKFGSRRHYCFSHEGYKQESDRIVKLIAGRYGNNPHVAAWQTDNEYGCHDTILSYSDAARDAFRRWLKDRYGSIEALNRAWGNVFWSMDYASFDEIDLPNLTVTEPNPSHTLAFRRFSSDQVVVFNKRQVDIIRAHSDAPISHNYMGRVTDFDHFKVGDDLDIATWDSYPLGFLGDRVGADDEAKRAFMRQGDPDFQAFHHDLYRAVGRGRWWVMEQQPGPVNWAPHNPAPLPGMMRLWAWEAYAHGAEAVCYFRWRQAPFAQEQMHAGMLRPDNADAPALIEARRVADELRNAPDVSAPQAPVALVFDYDADFAWTTQPHGAELSYFQLVFDTYKALRKLGVSVDIVRGETRDFSGYRIVAAPGLIYMPQDLKQVLADADALVVLGPRTAARNADMVIPVPLPPDVPGLEVTVARVESVRPDMPMPMTGGGAFAGYREELETAADVVLELEDGQPAVVRQEHLTYVGGWGDATALQRIYQPLCEQAGIATLELSGGIRCRDTGGLRIWTNYGAEAAETPAGRIEAAGVLFEKL from the coding sequence ATGAAACGCACCCTTGGCACCTGCTATTACCCGGAACACTGGCCCGAGGAGATCTGGGAGGCCGATGCGCGCCGGATGGCCGAGGCCGGCCTGACCTGGATCCGGATCGGCGAGTTTGCCTGGTCGCGGCTGGAACCCAGGCCCGGCGACCTGCAATTTGACTGGCTCGACCGGGCCATCGAGACCCTCGGGCAGGCTGGCCTCAAGGTGGTTCTGGGCACGCCGACGGCAACCCCGCCCCGCTGGATGATCGACCGGCACCCGGACATGCTCGCGGTCGATGCCAGCGGCCATCCGCGCAAGTTCGGCTCGCGCCGCCACTACTGTTTTTCCCATGAAGGCTACAAGCAGGAAAGCGACCGGATCGTGAAGCTGATCGCCGGGCGCTACGGCAACAACCCGCACGTGGCCGCCTGGCAGACCGACAACGAATATGGCTGCCACGACACGATCCTCTCCTATTCGGATGCCGCCCGCGACGCCTTCCGGCGCTGGCTGAAGGATCGCTACGGATCCATCGAGGCGCTCAACCGTGCCTGGGGCAATGTCTTCTGGTCGATGGATTACGCCTCCTTCGACGAGATCGACCTGCCCAACCTGACGGTGACCGAGCCGAATCCGTCGCACACGCTCGCCTTCCGCCGGTTTTCCTCCGACCAGGTCGTCGTCTTCAACAAGCGCCAGGTCGACATCATCCGCGCGCATTCCGATGCTCCGATCAGCCACAACTACATGGGCCGGGTCACCGACTTCGACCATTTCAAGGTCGGCGACGATCTCGACATCGCCACATGGGACAGCTATCCGCTCGGCTTTCTGGGAGATCGGGTTGGTGCCGACGATGAGGCGAAACGCGCGTTCATGCGCCAGGGCGATCCGGACTTCCAGGCCTTCCATCACGATCTCTACCGGGCCGTCGGCAGGGGACGCTGGTGGGTGATGGAACAGCAGCCCGGCCCGGTGAACTGGGCGCCTCACAACCCGGCGCCCCTTCCCGGCATGATGCGGCTCTGGGCCTGGGAAGCCTATGCCCATGGCGCGGAGGCCGTCTGCTATTTCCGCTGGCGCCAGGCGCCCTTCGCCCAGGAACAGATGCATGCCGGCATGCTGCGCCCGGACAATGCCGATGCACCGGCGCTGATCGAGGCCCGGCGCGTGGCCGACGAGCTGCGGAATGCCCCGGACGTCTCCGCACCGCAGGCACCCGTCGCGCTGGTCTTCGACTATGACGCCGACTTTGCCTGGACCACCCAGCCCCACGGGGCGGAGCTCAGCTATTTCCAGCTCGTGTTCGACACCTACAAGGCCCTGCGCAAGCTGGGTGTGTCCGTCGACATCGTGCGCGGCGAAACCCGTGACTTCTCCGGCTACAGGATCGTCGCCGCGCCGGGGCTCATCTACATGCCGCAGGACCTGAAACAGGTTCTCGCCGATGCGGACGCCCTCGTGGTCCTTGGCCCGCGCACCGCCGCCCGCAACGCGGACATGGTCATTCCCGTGCCGCTTCCCCCGGACGTGCCGGGGCTGGAAGTGACCGTCGCACGTGTTGAAAGCGTCCGGCCCGACATGCCCATGCCAATGACAGGTGGTGGTGCCTTCGCGGGCTACCGCGAGGAACTTGAAACGGCTGCCGACGTGGTGCTGGAACTGGAGGACGGCCAGCCGGCGGTCGTCCGTCAGGAACACCTGACCTATGTCGGCGGCTGGGGCGACGCCACTGCCTTGCAACGGATCTACCAGCCTCTCTGCGAGCAAGCGGGCATTGCCACGCTCGAGCTCTCAGGTGGCATCCGCTGCCGCGACACCGGCGGCCTCCGGATCTGGACCAACTACGGAGCGGAAGCTGCCGAGACACCTGCGGGGCGGATCGAGGCTGCCGGGGTGCTTTTCGAGAAGCTGTAA
- a CDS encoding MurR/RpiR family transcriptional regulator, translating into MTEVEPDQAPPAVAPDTIDAFFSRLGSTADRLPKRLKQFADFIAANPDRVAVSTVAELADGADVQPSAVMRFCQEMGFSGYSQMQKLFRTGYAQKWPDYATRLAKLREHGAESPSALLAEFVEVGRSSLENLLTTVDPTALQQAVDVLARAETIHMIGFRRAFPVTSYLAYAFEKMDVPAVLHSGIANINMEHLIRPNDAVIAVTFAPYTEMTIDMATKARATGADIVAITDVVTSPLARLKAIQLLVSELDVGAFRALSASLSLAIALAVSVGAQRNRI; encoded by the coding sequence ATGACCGAAGTTGAACCGGACCAGGCCCCGCCAGCCGTCGCTCCCGACACCATCGACGCCTTTTTCAGCCGCCTGGGGTCCACGGCGGACCGCCTTCCCAAGCGGCTGAAGCAATTCGCCGATTTCATCGCCGCCAACCCGGATCGGGTGGCTGTTTCAACGGTGGCCGAACTGGCCGACGGCGCCGATGTCCAGCCATCCGCCGTGATGCGTTTCTGCCAGGAAATGGGATTTTCCGGCTATTCGCAAATGCAGAAGCTGTTCCGGACCGGTTATGCCCAGAAATGGCCGGATTACGCCACCCGCCTCGCCAAACTTCGTGAACACGGTGCCGAATCCCCGTCCGCGCTGCTGGCGGAATTTGTCGAGGTCGGCCGGAGTTCGCTGGAAAACCTTTTGACGACCGTCGACCCGACCGCCCTGCAACAGGCCGTCGACGTGCTTGCCCGGGCCGAAACCATCCACATGATCGGCTTCAGGAGGGCTTTCCCCGTCACCTCTTACCTCGCCTATGCCTTTGAAAAAATGGACGTTCCCGCTGTCCTTCATTCCGGCATCGCCAATATCAACATGGAGCACCTGATCCGGCCGAACGATGCGGTGATCGCAGTCACCTTCGCGCCCTACACGGAAATGACCATCGACATGGCGACCAAGGCCCGGGCCACCGGCGCCGACATTGTCGCCATCACCGATGTGGTTACCAGTCCGCTTGCCCGGCTCAAAGCGATCCAGTTGCTGGTCTCCGAACTGGATGTCGGCGCTTTCCGCGCGCTGTCCGCCAGCCTGTCCCTCGCCATTGCCCTGGCCGTTTCCGTGGGCGCGCAGCGCAACCGCATCTGA
- a CDS encoding 2-dehydro-3-deoxy-6-phosphogalactonate aldolase, translated as MSRNLIAILRGLSPAEALPVTECLIEAGITRIEVPLNSPDPLTSIKAMAEAFSARAEIGAGTVLDPEQVTAVKTAGGTLVVSPDCNPDVIRATKICGMSSFPGVMTPTECFTALRNGADGLKFFPASLIGPDGLKAMLAVLPKGTETYAVGGAGPDNFSDWIKVGATGFGIGTALFKPGFSVAEIRERADKIVSAYDAAVSEDR; from the coding sequence ATGAGCCGCAACCTGATTGCCATTCTCCGGGGCCTGAGCCCGGCGGAGGCACTGCCCGTTACCGAATGCCTGATCGAGGCCGGCATCACCCGCATCGAGGTACCGCTCAATTCGCCTGACCCGCTGACCAGCATCAAGGCGATGGCAGAGGCTTTTTCGGCGCGGGCCGAGATCGGCGCCGGCACGGTCCTCGACCCCGAGCAGGTCACCGCCGTGAAGACCGCCGGCGGTACGCTGGTCGTCTCACCCGACTGCAATCCCGATGTCATCCGCGCGACGAAAATCTGCGGCATGTCCTCCTTCCCGGGCGTGATGACACCGACGGAATGTTTCACGGCCCTGCGCAACGGCGCAGACGGACTGAAGTTCTTTCCCGCCTCGCTGATCGGGCCGGATGGCCTGAAGGCGATGCTCGCGGTGCTTCCGAAAGGCACGGAAACCTATGCGGTCGGCGGGGCCGGGCCGGACAATTTCAGCGACTGGATCAAGGTTGGCGCGACCGGCTTCGGCATCGGCACGGCGCTCTTCAAGCCGGGCTTTTCCGTGGCCGAGATCCGGGAGCGCGCAGACAAGATCGTTTCCGCCTACGACGCGGCAGTTTCCGAGGACAGGTGA
- a CDS encoding Gfo/Idh/MocA family protein, producing the protein MDSLGIGLIGTGFMGKCHALAYGSVRAVFGDVPATRLEVLCDVPDDKADAFADQFGFARGTSDWKDLISDPKVDIVCITTPNKVHREMALAALEAGKHVHLEKPMALTLDDARDMLSVAEKTGAKTIVGYNYLHNPAIAHARKLIADGAIGRIVHFRGTVDEDYQADPELAWTWRATKADAGLGTLGDLGCHLVSLATAMVGPVESLIAETKTVHETRPMGEGSSERRPVENEDIASALLTFESGVHGVISTSRSAWGRKSYIGFEVHGTEGMITFDQERMNELRLYQNRGPLAEQGFKTLLTGPAHPPYGQFVPAAGHQLGFNDLKVIEVHAFLTAISEDRQAVPSFREALHFEAVIHAIAESGESGQRVKVG; encoded by the coding sequence ATGGATAGCCTCGGCATTGGACTGATCGGCACCGGTTTCATGGGCAAGTGCCACGCGCTGGCCTATGGCTCGGTCAGGGCCGTGTTCGGCGATGTTCCGGCGACTCGGCTGGAGGTGCTGTGCGATGTGCCCGACGACAAGGCCGACGCCTTTGCCGACCAGTTCGGTTTTGCCCGCGGAACCAGCGACTGGAAGGACCTGATCAGCGATCCGAAGGTCGATATTGTCTGCATTACCACGCCGAACAAGGTGCACCGGGAGATGGCATTGGCGGCGCTCGAAGCCGGCAAGCATGTGCATCTGGAAAAACCGATGGCGCTGACCCTGGACGACGCGCGCGACATGCTCAGCGTTGCGGAGAAAACCGGTGCGAAGACCATTGTCGGCTACAATTACCTGCACAATCCGGCGATCGCCCATGCGCGCAAGCTGATCGCCGACGGCGCGATCGGCCGGATCGTGCATTTCCGCGGCACGGTCGACGAGGACTACCAGGCCGACCCGGAGCTCGCCTGGACCTGGCGGGCGACCAAGGCCGATGCCGGTCTCGGCACGCTTGGCGATCTCGGTTGCCACCTCGTGTCACTGGCAACCGCCATGGTCGGTCCGGTGGAGAGCCTGATCGCGGAAACGAAAACCGTGCACGAGACCAGGCCGATGGGCGAGGGGTCAAGTGAGCGCCGGCCGGTGGAGAACGAGGACATTGCCTCGGCCCTCCTCACCTTCGAGAGCGGTGTGCATGGCGTGATCTCGACCTCGCGCAGCGCCTGGGGGCGCAAGAGTTACATCGGCTTCGAGGTTCACGGCACGGAAGGCATGATCACCTTCGACCAGGAACGCATGAACGAGCTCCGGCTTTACCAGAACCGCGGCCCGCTGGCCGAACAGGGCTTCAAGACCTTGCTCACCGGTCCGGCCCATCCGCCTTATGGCCAGTTCGTGCCTGCGGCCGGGCATCAACTCGGCTTCAACGACCTGAAGGTGATCGAGGTGCACGCGTTTCTGACGGCGATCTCCGAGGACCGCCAGGCGGTGCCGTCCTTCAGGGAGGCGCTGCACTTCGAGGCGGTGATCCATGCAATCGCCGAGAGCGGCGAGAGCGGACAACGGGTGAAGGTCGGCTGA
- the iolG gene encoding inositol 2-dehydrogenase: protein MAVKVALLGAGRIGKVHAKAIGAAPGAQLVAVADAFPEAAEAIADAYGARVSTIDEIAAADDVDAVIICTPTDTHADLIEQFARAGKAVFCEKPVDLSLERVKTCLKTVEELGATLMLGFNRRFDPHFKAVREAIDAGRIGDVEMVQITSRDPGAPPPSYIQVSGGIFRDMTIHDFDMARFLLGEEITTVYATASVLVDPEIGKLGDYDSASVVLTTASGKQCTISNSRRATYGYDQRIEVHGSKGVVSAENQRAVSIEVATEEGYVRPPLHDFFMTRYTEAYAAEITAFVAAIENGTAPSPSGEDGLKALALAEAALKSVAERRAVGMDEV, encoded by the coding sequence ATGGCCGTCAAAGTCGCCCTGCTCGGGGCCGGACGCATCGGCAAGGTTCACGCCAAGGCCATCGGTGCCGCGCCCGGCGCGCAGCTCGTTGCCGTTGCCGACGCCTTTCCGGAGGCCGCCGAGGCGATTGCCGATGCCTATGGCGCCCGGGTCAGCACCATCGACGAGATCGCCGCGGCGGACGATGTCGACGCGGTGATCATCTGCACGCCGACGGACACCCATGCGGACCTGATCGAACAGTTCGCCCGCGCCGGCAAGGCCGTTTTCTGCGAGAAACCGGTCGACCTGTCGCTGGAACGCGTCAAGACCTGCCTCAAGACGGTCGAGGAGCTCGGCGCGACGCTGATGCTCGGCTTCAACCGCCGCTTCGATCCGCATTTCAAGGCCGTGCGCGAAGCCATCGACGCCGGCCGGATCGGCGATGTCGAGATGGTCCAGATCACCTCGCGCGACCCGGGTGCGCCGCCACCGTCCTATATCCAGGTTTCCGGCGGTATCTTTCGCGACATGACCATTCATGACTTCGACATGGCGCGGTTCCTGCTGGGTGAGGAAATCACCACGGTTTACGCCACGGCCTCGGTCCTGGTCGATCCGGAGATCGGCAAGCTCGGCGATTACGACAGCGCCTCGGTGGTGCTGACGACGGCATCCGGCAAGCAATGCACGATCTCCAACTCGCGCCGGGCCACCTACGGCTATGACCAGCGCATCGAGGTGCATGGCTCGAAAGGCGTTGTCAGTGCGGAAAACCAGCGTGCCGTGTCGATCGAGGTCGCGACGGAAGAGGGCTATGTGCGCCCGCCGCTGCACGACTTCTTCATGACCCGCTACACCGAGGCCTATGCCGCAGAAATCACGGCTTTTGTCGCGGCGATCGAAAACGGCACCGCACCGTCGCCGAGCGGCGAGGATGGCCTGAAGGCGCTGGCGCTGGCGGAAGCCGCGCTGAAGTCGGTTGCCGAACGCCGCGCCGTCGGTATGGACGAGGTCTGA
- a CDS encoding alpha-galactosidase → MIRHWHLGDDRQSLVLASFDNRLPETVYWGPALPEGESLETLSAVSRMDVTGGMVDENAAVSLCPEASQTFPGQAGLTARSRDGSPLAPAFRYESEAASEHGLTLVFADTALDLTLVFDLALTPDTSLLKLQTRLESADVIQVDWLAAPVLPVPAHTNEMIEFSGRWCAEFLTNRLPFAPGARVRDNRTGRTDHAHFPGLIVCNKATTNTAGEAFAFHYGWSGGHRMVAEELADGRRHIQFGHASASQAAGRHFVTAPLYATYAPGGFNGTAVRFQRHLRDHIVTGARTPRPVHYNCWEAVYFDHKLDELKAIASRAAELGAERFVLDDGWFGRRDDDTSSLGDWIIDARKYPDGLTPLISHVNALGLEFGIWFEPEMINEDSDLYRAHPDWVLGPTDQIRGRQQLVLDMAREDVRAYLYDQIAEVLKNNDIGYIKWDHNRVLPVVEAAQTDGVYQFLDRLRTDFPHVEIESCSSGGGRIDFGILERTQRVWLSDSNDALERQRIQHDAALFLPASVTGSHVGPRHCHTSGRTLDMRLRAWTAAQRHMGFEMDPRELTDDEAATLRKVTGWWKDNRNWMMHTDILRLDSPDPAIIAEQQLAGDGGRFVVFAALTRPSDQILPHPIRLTGLDPASIYRLTLANRDEAPRLSRGMPLLKTQDLQASGQYLMSHGVTLPWRFPETVFVLEGRRI, encoded by the coding sequence GTGATCAGGCATTGGCATCTTGGCGATGACAGGCAAAGTCTTGTCCTTGCCAGCTTCGACAACCGGTTGCCGGAAACCGTCTACTGGGGCCCCGCGCTCCCCGAGGGCGAGTCCCTTGAGACGCTTTCGGCGGTTTCCCGCATGGATGTCACCGGCGGCATGGTCGATGAAAACGCCGCCGTCAGCCTGTGTCCGGAAGCCTCGCAGACCTTCCCCGGCCAGGCCGGTCTGACCGCCCGGAGCCGGGACGGCAGCCCGCTTGCCCCGGCGTTCCGGTACGAAAGCGAAGCGGCCTCCGAGCATGGTCTGACACTGGTCTTTGCCGACACGGCTCTCGACCTGACCCTCGTCTTCGATCTGGCGCTGACACCGGACACCTCGCTGCTGAAGCTGCAGACACGGCTTGAAAGCGCGGATGTCATCCAGGTCGACTGGCTGGCCGCGCCCGTGTTGCCCGTTCCGGCGCACACCAACGAGATGATCGAGTTTTCCGGCCGCTGGTGCGCCGAATTCCTGACCAACCGCCTGCCCTTCGCGCCGGGTGCGCGCGTGCGCGACAACCGTACCGGCCGCACGGACCATGCCCATTTCCCGGGCCTGATCGTCTGCAACAAGGCCACCACCAACACAGCTGGCGAGGCCTTCGCCTTCCACTATGGCTGGTCCGGCGGCCACAGGATGGTGGCCGAGGAACTCGCCGACGGCCGCCGTCACATCCAGTTCGGTCATGCCTCCGCTTCACAGGCAGCGGGCCGTCATTTCGTCACCGCGCCGCTTTATGCCACCTACGCGCCGGGCGGCTTCAACGGCACGGCCGTGCGCTTCCAGCGGCACCTGCGCGACCATATCGTCACGGGTGCCCGGACGCCCCGCCCCGTCCACTACAATTGCTGGGAAGCGGTCTATTTCGATCACAAGCTCGACGAGCTGAAAGCCATCGCCTCCCGGGCAGCCGAGCTCGGCGCCGAGCGTTTCGTCCTCGACGACGGCTGGTTCGGCCGCCGCGACGATGACACCTCGTCCCTCGGCGACTGGATCATCGACGCGCGGAAATATCCGGACGGGCTGACCCCGCTGATCAGCCACGTCAACGCGCTCGGCCTGGAATTCGGCATCTGGTTCGAACCGGAAATGATCAACGAGGACAGCGACCTCTACAGAGCCCATCCCGACTGGGTGCTCGGTCCAACCGACCAGATCCGCGGTCGCCAGCAGCTGGTGCTCGACATGGCCCGCGAAGACGTCCGCGCCTATCTCTACGACCAGATTGCCGAGGTGCTGAAAAACAACGACATCGGCTACATCAAGTGGGATCACAACCGGGTGCTGCCCGTGGTCGAGGCGGCGCAGACCGACGGCGTCTACCAGTTCCTGGACCGGCTGCGCACCGATTTTCCGCATGTCGAAATCGAGAGTTGCTCCTCGGGCGGCGGCCGCATCGATTTCGGCATCCTGGAGCGCACCCAGCGGGTCTGGCTGTCGGACAGCAACGACGCGCTGGAACGTCAGCGTATCCAGCACGATGCCGCCCTGTTCCTGCCCGCTTCCGTCACCGGATCCCATGTCGGCCCGCGCCATTGCCACACCTCGGGCCGGACGCTGGACATGCGCTTGCGCGCCTGGACCGCGGCGCAACGGCACATGGGCTTCGAGATGGACCCGCGCGAGCTGACCGACGACGAAGCGGCGACCTTGCGCAAGGTGACGGGCTGGTGGAAGGACAATCGCAACTGGATGATGCACACCGATATCCTCAGGCTCGACAGCCCGGACCCGGCAATCATCGCCGAACAGCAGCTCGCCGGAGATGGCGGCCGTTTCGTGGTCTTTGCGGCCCTGACACGCCCTTCCGACCAGATCCTTCCTCACCCCATCCGGCTGACAGGTCTGGACCCGGCATCCATTTACAGGCTAACACTGGCCAATCGGGACGAAGCACCCCGCCTCTCGCGGGGAATGCCACTCCTCAAAACCCAGGACCTTCAGGCCAGCGGACAATATCTCATGTCCCACGGCGTCACCTTGCCCTGGCGGTTTCCGGAAACCGTCTTCGTGCTTGAGGGCCGGCGCATTTGA